Within the Musa acuminata AAA Group cultivar baxijiao chromosome BXJ2-9, Cavendish_Baxijiao_AAA, whole genome shotgun sequence genome, the region TGTAACCGGTGTCCCTTCTCTTGCAGAAACCTTGAAGGAACATCAATTCCACCGGATGTTGCCCGCCCCCTTGGTGGCAGAGTAGGGCGCTCATGTGACACCGAATTGCCACCAGAAGACAAGCTATCAATGTCGAATGAGAGGGACAGGTCACCACCGTCAAATGAGGCCCTCCTTGCACCTTCATTGAGCACTATGGAATGCCTCAGGGATCGCATGGCTGCCAAGACCGAATCTTTCTCACCAATGGAGCAGTCCAAGCTCCTCGTCAGTGGAGTCAACTGATGAGTCCTGGTCCCGGGCCATCGGTGGTGGTTGTCGAACGGTCTTGCACTCTCCGACTTAAAACTGCTCCTTGCCGGAGTGGCCGCGGGAGTGACAGGCCCCCGCCGCTCCGGAGTCGGCCTCCTGTTTGGGGAAGGAGAGACATTTCTGACCTTGCTGGTCTGGTAGGAGAAGGACTCACCTTGGAAGGAAACAGAGAGACTCCTGGTGGTCGTACGAAGGACtctggcggcggcggaggagagtTCGGTGGGGTTATTAGCGGCATGGCGAATCGCGGTATCGGCGGGTCGAGTGCGGTCGACGGATTTGGATCGGCTGGGCATGCAAGACCGGGGCAGTGCCACCGGAGTAGAGGGTCGGGGAGTGGGGAGAGGCGAATGGGAGCGTCGATGAGAAGAATTAgcagtagaagaagaggaagaggacacagtCGAAGCGgaataacaagaagaagaagcaaaggaAGGACctttcgaggaggaggaggcggaagcAGACGGAAAGGAGCCACATTTAGCAACAGAAGTGGAAGATGAGGAAGGGGAGTAAGAGGCCAGGTAGCGGGAACCCATCTCCTTCGTGTGGGGGCACTTGGGGGCGACGGCATTGTTCTTCTCGGAGAGGGACAGCGGCGGCCGGGCGGAGCAAATGGGATCGCGGCGGCGAGGAGAGGGGTTCGGGATCTTCTTCTGAGCTTGAGGGCGGGTGGTCGCCGTCGGGGTGGCGGCGGTAGCCGCCGGGATGGCAGCAACCATCTTAGGAGATCTCACTCCCCGCCGAGCTCTTGGTCCTTTTCACTGGTTCCGGGGATGGGCGGTGATGCTACCGAGGGAAGCACCGGACTTCGGGTTATTCTCTTAGGCTCCCCTGAAGACTGGAGAAGAAGAGCTGAGCAAGAAGAAAGTAAAGAGACAGACTGAGGTAAGGCTCGGTataaagagagagggagagatatGAAGAGTAAAGGAGAAGGAAATGGAAAGGAAAGAGATCAAAGAAAGAAACAacagaaggagaaggaggagagagagggaggaaacGGAGGCGGGTCTGCGGCGGCGATGGGAACAGCAGAGAAAGGAGAGCTGCTTGTTCACAGGGAGTGTCACAGGCTGATGGTGATGATGGAGGGGTCGTAGTGCGAGGAAAGCAACGGCTGTCACCTGCGTAAGGATCGAACCACCCTTGAGAACCTTCAGGGGTGATACTATCTCTCACAGACATATGGGCCCCAACATGTCAGGCCTTCCGGAGGTGCCGTCACCCCTGAATTTGTCCAGGGGTGACTCCACAGTCAGTGCCCCTGATTAGAAGAAACGACTCTTTTGGTATTTGGGTGCGTATGATGGTTATGGCGATCGGCCGGCTGAGTCACCCCTGAGAATGCTGATGCTGATTACCTGTTATTCGTGAGTCCCGCACGCACACGTTGGGCCAACTTGGCAGGCCCGTGAGAGGTGTGCCACCAATGAAGTAAATTTTCAGGGGTGGCTCGGCCATGCAGTGATCCTAATCGAGAGAACCGCTGCGTCACCTGATGGTTAATGGCTCAGTCCACCATGAGTTGACGTGGCGGGGCCGCATCCAGTCTCTTGTCCTCATCCAAAGCTTCCTGAGAAGGGTCATTTTATAGTCTTTGTCTCCATGTTTCacaatgaatatataaatatatatataaaggcaaaCAACACATCTTAAAGTATGTTCATTGGCATTCAGCGGAAAGCATTTGTCACACCCAAAGATTTTATGTTCTTGATAGAAGAAATGGATTTGCAATCACTAATAAAACCAACAACTATTGTTGTTGATGAAATCATTGctataagaaaaaagaaataagaaCAGTAATAATTAGTGTTATCATGAGTTAATAATTCAGTGTAATGTAGTAAGGCCCTCTCATAATCTTTAAAGATTAGGAAGTTTATTATGTAATGAAGGGAAACATATATTAGTTGGATTTTTTTCAGACAGATCTATTTTGATAACTATATATGAACTTAATCCAAGTTCAAGAATCCTTTATC harbors:
- the LOC103999128 gene encoding protein SNOWY COTYLEDON 3-like; the protein is MVAAIPAATAATPTATTRPQAQKKIPNPSPRRRDPICSARPPLSLSEKNNAVAPKCPHTKEMGSRYLASYSPSSSSTSVAKCGSFPSASASSSSKGPSFASSSCYSASTVSSSSSSTANSSHRRSHSPLPTPRPSTPVALPRSCMPSRSKSVDRTRPADTAIRHAANNPTELSSAAARVLRTTTRSLSVSFQGESFSYQTSKVRNVSPSPNRRPTPERRGPVTPAATPARSSFKSESARPFDNHHRWPGTRTHQLTPLTRSLDCSIGEKDSVLAAMRSLRHSIVLNEGARRASFDGGDLSLSFDIDSLSSGGNSVSHERPTLPPRGRATSGGIDVPSRFLQEKGHRLHRLSGPGMPQPSTRLKSTAPTKLVPAKKSLVNGLLSSPASAPSTHYGSFRPSSPSKLTAASPRGIPGVQRVTNSLVTSSPNVVSLPVNAASIFNFTADIKRGKTGERRIKDAHQLRILYNRLLQWRWVNAQANDNFLAQKLDDEKYLYDAWITTTKMHESTAIKKFKLQTDRQHVKLNSILKGQITYLEEWSLVDQDHSSALLGAIEALKASTICLPIVNGAKADFQELRNAVSSAVDVMQAIGTSIWTILSKVERRSSMVSELADFATKEQALMDQCRNLLSTVSAIHVKQCSLLGHITQLSRPSLIQL